GGCGGAGGAGGCCGGCGCGGCAGCCCCCGACGCCGACGCCGCAGCCCCCGACACCGGCGCCGAGGCGGGGACCTCCGACGCTCCCGACGTCCACGACCCCTACGACGGCGTCCGCCGTGCCCTCCGCGAGCTGCGCGGCTACCTGGAGACCCCGCCGCCGGTCGGCCGCGTCCGGTCGAGCTTCGCTCCGGACGGCGCGCGGATGCTGCGGGCGGACGGTCCCGGCTGGTCCCTGGTCGCACGGACCGACGACATGGCGTTCGTCCTGCTGGACGACGAGCCGCGGGAAGTCCTGCCGGTGGCGCGCGGACCCAAGCTGCCCGGGCTCCTCGAGGCGCTGGACGCGATGGCGGTCCGCCCGTCCTGACCCTCCTGGTCGGGGCCACATGTGCGGGCGGTCCGCGGTGTGGTCCCGGCCCATGGCCGGGCCGTGCGGGTGATCGGAGGATGTGGCGGCGCACCCCGTCCGTACCTCATCCCGGAGGCCGCCCATGCGCCCGTTCCGTGGCGTACCCCTGCTCACCGCGTTCCTGGCGGCGCTGACCGCCGTCGGTCCCGCGAGCCCCGTCGGGGCGGCGGAGGCGGGGCCGCCGAACGCCGCCGCCCACTGCGCCCGGCAGGACCGGGTCCGCGTCCCGGGCGCCGACCGACAGGTCACCGCCTGCCTCCCCGACCTGACGACCGCGGGCCTGGCCGGGACTCCGTACACCGACATGGCCGACCAGGCGGGGCTCTCGGCGAAGGGCACGAAGAACCCCTCGGGCGTCCCCGGCGTCCAGATCGACGGCCACTTCCCCGACGACTCGCGTCTCAACGCCACCCACGGCTGGGCCCACGACGCCCAGTTCGTGATCCGGCTGCCCGACCACTGGAACGGCGGCCTCGTCGTCACCGGCGCTCCCGGCACCCGCCGCCAGTACGCGACCGACACGCTCATCTCCGACGCCGTGCTCGCGCAGGGCTTCGCGTACGCCGCCACCGACAAGGGCAACACCGGTCCGGACTTCTTCACCGACGGCCGCCGCCCCGGCGACGCGGTCGCCGAGTGGAACCGCCGGGTCACCGAGCTGACGGTCGCCGCCAAGCAGGCGGTACGCCTCCGGTACGGCCACGGCCCGCGCCGCACGTACATGACGGGCATCTCCAACGGCGGCTACCTCACCCGCTGGCAGCTGGAGAACCGGCCGGACCTCTACGACGGCGGCGTGGACTGGGAGGGGGTGCTGTGGACCGCCGGGGGCCCCAATCTGCTCACCGGGCTGCCGGTGACCGTCGCCCGCTCCCTCGGCCGGGCCGACGACGCCGCGCTCATCGACGCCGGGTTCGCGCCCGGTTCGCAGTTCCTGTGGCCGTACCACGAGAAGGTCTACTGGGGGCTCACGCAGAAGGTCTTCCGGGCCGAGTTCGACCCGTCGTACGACCCGGGTTGCCCCGGGGCGACGGCCGGTTCGACGGCCGAGCAGATCTTCTCGGCCTGCGCGTCGGACGCCGCGTACGACTACGCGTCACGTCCTGCCTCGGTGCACCGTGCAGTCGAGCGGATCGCACTGACCGGCCGGATCGGGCGCCCGCTGATCACCCTGCACGGCGACCTGGACACGCTGCTGCCGATCGCCACCGACTCCGACGTGTACGCGCGGATGATCGACGAGCGCGGCCGGGGCGGGCTGCACCGGTACTACACGGTGGCGGACGGCACGCACGCCGACGGTCTCTACGACACGTTCCCGGACCGGCTGCGGCCGATCCTGCCCTGCTACCGGTCGGCTTTCGCGGCGCTGCGGGCCTGGGTGGAGCGCGGTGACGCGCCGCCCGCCGACCGTACGGTGGCTCGGCCGGCGGACGGCGACGTGGTCAACGCGTGCGCGCTGGCGCCCACTGGCTGAGGCCCGGGCTCAGACCATCTCCAGCGGGCGGTGCGGCTCCTCCGGCAGCTCGACGCGGATCGGGTCCCCGGGCCGCACCACCCCGCCGGCGAGGACGATGCTCATGATCCCGGCCTTGCGCACGACCTGTCCGTTCTCGTCGCGGCCGAGCACCTGCTTGAGCAGTCCGTGCTGGTAGTTGTCGATCTGGGCGCAGGGGTTGCGCAGGCCGGTGACCTCCACGACGGCCTCGTCGCCGAGGTGCAGCCGGGTGCCGGTCGGCAGGCCGAGCAGGTCGATGCCGCGCGTCGAGATGTTCTCGCCGAGGGCGCCGGGGGCGACGGTGAAGCCGTTTCCGGCGACCTCGTCGAACAGCTCCTCGTGGATCAGGTGCACTTGGCGCAGGTTGGGCACCGTGGGGTCCTTGGCGACCCGGGAGCGGTGCTTGACCGTCACGCCCGCGTGGACGTCGCCCTCCACGCCGAGCCCGGTGAGCAGCGTGATGCTCTCCCGGTTCGGCTTGGTGAACGAATACTCGCCGTTGCTGCTGACCGTGGTGACCGTTCCGCTCATGGTCCGGAGCTCCCCTCTCCTCGCTGGTGATCACCTCTCCTGGCCGGTGATCACCACGAGGGTAACCGGCGCCTCGAACAGATCAGCGACCGATCTCCTTGTGCGAGATCCTCCGCAGCCTGCGGCGCTGGCTCGGGTCGAGCGCGAAGTACGCCACCGTGGGAACACCGACGACGACGAGCAGCGACATCCAGAATCCGATGAAGGGCATCAGGACGAGGCCGATGGCCACTCCCCCGATGACGATTTTGGTCCTTGTCGACATCTCCGAGGCCTCCTTCACGGCCGTCGGCCGCTTCTCCAGGGAAACGCGCGGGCGGACGGCACGGTTCCCCCGCCGTCCGCCCCCGCACGGTCGTCAGGCGCTCCGCAGCGGCTCGCCGACGTCGTGCAGGTGCCCGAGGGCCTGCCGGTACGAGTCGACAAAACCGGTCTCCGTGTACCTGATACCCAGTTCGCGGCAATGTGCGCGCACGGCGGGCTGGGCACGGCGCAGGTGCGGGCGCGGCATGCTCGGGAAGAGGTGGTGCTCGACCTGGTAGTTCAGTCCGCCGAGGAACCAGTCGGTCAGGGCGCCGCCGCGGATGTTGCGTGAGGTCAGGACCTGCCGGCGCAGGTGCCCCCAGGGCTCGCCGTCCGGGTCGGGCACCTCCATGCCCTTGTGGTTGGGCGCGAAGGCGAGGCCGAGGTGGAGGCCGAGCAGCATCTGGTGGATCAGGGCGAAGACCAGGGCCTGCGCGGGGGTGAGGGCAGTGAGCAGGAGGGCGAGGTAGCCGCCGACGTGGGCGAGGAGCAGGGCTCCCTCGGCGAGCCGCTCGCGCCGGTTCCGGTACGGCCCGTCCGCCGCGAACAGCGACTGGAAGCCGTACACCTTGAGCGCGATGCCCTCCAGCGTGGTCAGCGGGAAGAACATCCAGGCCTGGTGCCGCGTGAGCCAGCCGCGCCAGCCGGTGCGCCCCTCGGCCTGGTGCTGGGCGAAGACCAGGATGTCGGGGGCGACGTCGGGGTCCTTCTCGGCGTGGTTGGGGTTGGCGTGGTGGCGGTTGTGCTTGTCGTTCCACCACTCCTGGCTCATGCCGAGCAGCACATTGGCGTACAGGCGCTGGATGAGCCGGTTGCGGCGGCGGTCGGCGCTGATCTGGGAATGGCCGGCGTCGTGGGCGACGAACGCGGCGCGGGCGGACAGCAGGGCGAGCGGGACCGCGAGCGGCAGCGCCCACCAGGACGGGCCGATCAGGAAGAGCCCGGCGACGACGGCAGCCAGGCCGAGCAGGTTGACGGCTATACCTCGGGCATACCAGCCGGGACGCCCCTCCAGCAGGCCCTGCTCCTTGATGGTGCGCAGCAGCGGCGCGAACTCGCTGCCGGCGCCGGACGCCCGCCGGGGCGCGGGCGGCCTGGCGGGCGCCGTGAGCGTTGCGGTGGCCTGGGGCATGGCGGTCTCCGGTGTCCGTGGGAAGGGTGTCTGAGCGTCTGTCGCTGCCGGCCCTTGAAACCTACGGAACGGGGATCGGGTGCGGCCATGACGGCATCCCCCGGATCCTCGGGGGGTCCTCCCAGTGTGCGGGGTAGGGCCTGCCCCACCCTGGTGAGCCATGTCACAGCGATTCCGGAGGCGCGGGGCCGTCATTTCAAGTACCCTCGGCCGCTCCGGCCCGCAGTAGTCAAATTTGAGGAATGCGTCTTCGCTGTGCAGAGACTCGACCAGACCGCTCCCGCCCCTCAACTCACCCTCGCCCGCCGCTCCGTCGTCTTCCTGCCGGGTGACCCCGGCCGTACGGGGCGGATCGCCTTCTGGTCCCCCGACGACCCCGCTCCGCCCACAGCCGCCGACCTGCCCTGGGTCGACCCGGCCTCCGTCGCCGTCGACGACCTGGTCGTGGTGACCGAGGACGTCCGCGTCCACACCGTCCCCGCGCTCTGCATCCCGGTACGCGACGCCCTGCCGGTCCTGACCCGCGCCCGGCTCTCGGAGACCGCCTCGCCCGCCACCGCCTTCTGGGGCTCGGCCGCGCTCCTCGGCCTGCACCTGGTGGCCCGCGGGCTGCTGCTGCCCGGGCTGACCGCGACCGACCGGGACGCCTGGCGGATCGGACCGCTCGGCCCCGACGAGCTCGGCCTCGTACGGACGCTCGCCGCGTCGATGCCGCCCGCCGCCCACTCCGTACCCCTGGACGCGGACGGGCCGGAGCCGGTGCTCCCCGACCCGGAGCAGTTGCTGCGCGCCTTCCTCGACGCGGTCGCCGACAGCCTGCCGCGCACACCGGCAGCCGAACTCGCCGCGGGCGGACCGGCTTTCGCCGCCAACGCCGCGCAGACCCTGCCCGAGCAGCGCGCGTGGGCGGCGGACGTCGCGGCCGGCCACGACGCCGGCGTACGGCTCTCGCTGCGCATCGAGGTTCCGGGCCTGACGGCCGCGGAAGACGAGCCGTCCGCGGCGCCCCGCTTCCGCGCCGTACTCCAGATGCACAGCGCGGCCGACCCGACGCTGCTGGCCGACGCGGCCGACGTCTGGGCCGGTTCGGGCGGAGCGGCCGGATCCGGGGCCTCCGACGCCGCCGTGACGGCGTTCGGGCCGCGCGCCCGGATGGACGCCCTGCTCGCGCTGCGGCGCGCCGCCCGCGCCTGGGCTCCGTTGACGCCCTTGCTGTCGGCGGCCGTTCCGGACGCGGTCGAGCTGGCCGACGAGGAGATCGCGGAGCTGCTCGGACCGGCGGCCCGCGCCCTGGCGGCCACCGGCGTACAGGTCCACTGGCCCCGCGACCTGTCCCACCGCCTCACCGCGCGCGCCGTCATCGGCCCAGCGGACGACGGCGACGGCGGCGCCCAGGGCGACCCTCGCGACTCCGACCTGCCCTCCTTCCTCTCCGCCGACGCGCTGCTCTCGTTCAACTGGCGCTTCGCGGTGGGCGACCGGGAACTCAGCCGCGCCGAACTCGACCGCATCGCCGAAGCGGGCCGCCCGCTGGTCCGGCTGCGCGACCAATGGGTTCTCGTCGACCCCGAGCAGGTCCACCGCGCCCGGCGGTCCCAGGACCGCAAGTTCACGCCCGTCGAGGCGCTCGGCGCCGTCCTCACCGGCAGCGCCGAGGCGGACGGCCGACGTGTCGAGGTCGCCCCGACCGGGTGGCTCGCCGCGCTCCGCGACCGGATCGCCGACCCAGAGGGCGGCACACCGGAGATCCCCCAGCCGACGGCGCTCGCCGCGACGTTGCGCGACTACCAGCTGCGCGGCCTGAACTGGCTGCACCGGATGACCTCGCTCGGCCTCGGCGGCTGCCTCGCGGACGACATGGGCCTCGGCAAGACCATCACCCTCATCGCGCTCCATCTGCACCGGCAGACCGATCAAACATCCGCCGGTCCGACGCTCGTCGTCTGCCCGACTTCCCTGATGGGCAACTGGCAGCGGGAGATCGAGAAGTTCGCCCCCGGTACCGCCGTACGCCGCTACCACGGCGCGGCCCGCTCACTGGAGGGACTGGCGGAGGGCGAGTTCGTCCTCACCACGTACGGCACGATGCGGCTCGACGCGGGCCGGCTGGCCGGCACGGACTGGGGCATGGTCGTCGCCGACGAGGCGCAGCACGTGAAGAACCCGTACTCGGCCACCGCGAAGGAGCTGCGGACCATCGGGGCCCGGGCGCGGGTGGCGCTGTCCGGCACGCCCGTCGAGAACAACCTGTCCGAGCTGTGGGCGATCCTCGACTGGACCACTCCGGGCCTGCTCGGCCGCCTCGGGACCTTCCGCAGCCGGTACGCGCAGGCCGTCGAGGGCGGCCAGGACCCTGCGGCGGCGGAGCGGCTGTCGGCCTTGGTCCGACCGTTCCTGCTGCGCCGGCGCAAGTCGGACCCGGGCATCGCGCCCGAGCTGCCGCCCAAGACCGAGACCGACCGGGCCGTGTCGCTGACGGCCGAACAGACCGGCCTGTACGAGGCGGTGGTCCGCGAGACGCTCGCCGCGATCGCGGAGGCGGACGGGATGGAGCGGCGCGGGCTCGTGGTCAAACTCCTGACCGCGCTCAAGCAGATCTGCAACCACCCGGCCCAGTACCTGAAGGAGGACCGGCCACGCATCGAGGGCCGGTCCGGCAAGCTGGAGCTGCTCGACGAGCTGCTCGACACGATCCTCGCCGAAGGCGCGGGCGTACTGGTGTTCACGCAGTACGTGCAGATGGCTCGGCTCCTGGAGCGACACCTCGCGGACCGGGGCGTGCCGTCGCAGTTCTTGCACGGCGGCACCCCGGTCGCGCAGCGCGAGGCGATGGTGCAGCGCTTCCAGGACGGCGAAGTACCCGTGTTCCTGCTCTCGTTGAAGGCCGCAGGAACCGGCCTGAACCTCACCCGGGCGGGGCACGTCGTGCACTACGACCGGTGGTGGAACCCGGCCGTGGAGGCCCAGGCGACGGACCGGGCGTACCGGATCGGGCAGACGCAGCCGGTGCAGGTGCACCGGCTCGTCGCAGAGGGCACGGTCGAGGACCGGATCGCGGCGATGCTGCTGCGCAAGCGGGAGTTGGCGGACGCGGTACTGGGCTCCGGCGAGGGCGCTCTGACGGAGCTGACCGACGCGGAGCTGGCGGACCTGGTGGAGCTGCGAGGGAGCGGACGATGAGCGAATACGACGACGACCCCGTCGACTTCGTCGACTTCACGCACGAGCACGGGAACGACGCGCACGACGGGAGCGACCGTGCCGAGGAGCTGACCTTCGCCGCGCTGCCGCCGGTCCGGGGCCGCGGGTTCGCCCGCACGTGGTGGGGCCAGGCCTGGCTGAAGGCGCTGGAGGACACGGCGCTGGACGGCGAGCAGGTCAAGCGGGGCCGGAAGGCGGCGCGGGAGGGCGCGGTGGGCGCGGTGTCCGTGCTGCCGGGCCGCATCACCGCCGTGGTACGCGACGCGGACGGCACGACGCACCGCAGCGACGTGCTGCTGCGGGAGCTGACCGAGGGCGAGTGGGACCGGTTCCTGGACATGGCGGCGGACAGCGCCGGGCACATCGCGGCGCTGCTCGACCGCGAGATGCCGCCGCATCTGGTGGAGGACGCGGCCGGGCTCGGTCTCGAACTGCTGCCGGGCATCGGCGACCTGGAGCCGGAGTGCACGTGCGGGGCGTGGGACCACTGTCCGCACACCGCGGCACTCTGCCATCAGGTGGCGCGGCTGCTCGACCAGGACCCGTTCGTGCTGCTGCTGATGCGCGGGCGGGGCGAGCGGCGGCTCCTGGACGACCTGCAGGACCGCAGTGCGGCCCGGGCGGAGCCGGCCGCGGAGCCGGCGCGGCCGGCCGGAGTGCCGGCGGCGGAGGCGTTCGCGGCCCGCGACATCCTTCCGCCGCTGCCCGCGCCGCCGCCGGTTCCCGAGGCGCCCGGGGCGGCACAGTCCCTGGACACCGAGACCGACCCCGAGCCGGGTGTCGACCCGGCCGCGCTGGAGTTCCTCGCGGCGGACGCGGCGTCCCGGGCGCTACGGATGCTGGCCGAAGCCCTGACTCCCGGCCATGAACAGGCTGCCCGGGAGCCGGCCCTGACGGTCGAACAGGACGCGGCCCGGCTGGCGGCCGCCCGCCCGGCCCCCTGGATCGCGGCGCGCCTCGCGTCCGGGACCGG
This sequence is a window from Streptomyces sp. HUAS YS2. Protein-coding genes within it:
- a CDS encoding acyl-CoA desaturase: MPQATATLTAPARPPAPRRASGAGSEFAPLLRTIKEQGLLEGRPGWYARGIAVNLLGLAAVVAGLFLIGPSWWALPLAVPLALLSARAAFVAHDAGHSQISADRRRNRLIQRLYANVLLGMSQEWWNDKHNRHHANPNHAEKDPDVAPDILVFAQHQAEGRTGWRGWLTRHQAWMFFPLTTLEGIALKVYGFQSLFAADGPYRNRRERLAEGALLLAHVGGYLALLLTALTPAQALVFALIHQMLLGLHLGLAFAPNHKGMEVPDPDGEPWGHLRRQVLTSRNIRGGALTDWFLGGLNYQVEHHLFPSMPRPHLRRAQPAVRAHCRELGIRYTETGFVDSYRQALGHLHDVGEPLRSA
- a CDS encoding MOSC domain-containing protein, whose amino-acid sequence is MSGTVTTVSSNGEYSFTKPNRESITLLTGLGVEGDVHAGVTVKHRSRVAKDPTVPNLRQVHLIHEELFDEVAGNGFTVAPGALGENISTRGIDLLGLPTGTRLHLGDEAVVEVTGLRNPCAQIDNYQHGLLKQVLGRDENGQVVRKAGIMSIVLAGGVVRPGDPIRVELPEEPHRPLEMV
- a CDS encoding DEAD/DEAH box helicase encodes the protein MQRLDQTAPAPQLTLARRSVVFLPGDPGRTGRIAFWSPDDPAPPTAADLPWVDPASVAVDDLVVVTEDVRVHTVPALCIPVRDALPVLTRARLSETASPATAFWGSAALLGLHLVARGLLLPGLTATDRDAWRIGPLGPDELGLVRTLAASMPPAAHSVPLDADGPEPVLPDPEQLLRAFLDAVADSLPRTPAAELAAGGPAFAANAAQTLPEQRAWAADVAAGHDAGVRLSLRIEVPGLTAAEDEPSAAPRFRAVLQMHSAADPTLLADAADVWAGSGGAAGSGASDAAVTAFGPRARMDALLALRRAARAWAPLTPLLSAAVPDAVELADEEIAELLGPAARALAATGVQVHWPRDLSHRLTARAVIGPADDGDGGAQGDPRDSDLPSFLSADALLSFNWRFAVGDRELSRAELDRIAEAGRPLVRLRDQWVLVDPEQVHRARRSQDRKFTPVEALGAVLTGSAEADGRRVEVAPTGWLAALRDRIADPEGGTPEIPQPTALAATLRDYQLRGLNWLHRMTSLGLGGCLADDMGLGKTITLIALHLHRQTDQTSAGPTLVVCPTSLMGNWQREIEKFAPGTAVRRYHGAARSLEGLAEGEFVLTTYGTMRLDAGRLAGTDWGMVVADEAQHVKNPYSATAKELRTIGARARVALSGTPVENNLSELWAILDWTTPGLLGRLGTFRSRYAQAVEGGQDPAAAERLSALVRPFLLRRRKSDPGIAPELPPKTETDRAVSLTAEQTGLYEAVVRETLAAIAEADGMERRGLVVKLLTALKQICNHPAQYLKEDRPRIEGRSGKLELLDELLDTILAEGAGVLVFTQYVQMARLLERHLADRGVPSQFLHGGTPVAQREAMVQRFQDGEVPVFLLSLKAAGTGLNLTRAGHVVHYDRWWNPAVEAQATDRAYRIGQTQPVQVHRLVAEGTVEDRIAAMLLRKRELADAVLGSGEGALTELTDAELADLVELRGSGR
- a CDS encoding tannase/feruloyl esterase family alpha/beta hydrolase; translated protein: MRPFRGVPLLTAFLAALTAVGPASPVGAAEAGPPNAAAHCARQDRVRVPGADRQVTACLPDLTTAGLAGTPYTDMADQAGLSAKGTKNPSGVPGVQIDGHFPDDSRLNATHGWAHDAQFVIRLPDHWNGGLVVTGAPGTRRQYATDTLISDAVLAQGFAYAATDKGNTGPDFFTDGRRPGDAVAEWNRRVTELTVAAKQAVRLRYGHGPRRTYMTGISNGGYLTRWQLENRPDLYDGGVDWEGVLWTAGGPNLLTGLPVTVARSLGRADDAALIDAGFAPGSQFLWPYHEKVYWGLTQKVFRAEFDPSYDPGCPGATAGSTAEQIFSACASDAAYDYASRPASVHRAVERIALTGRIGRPLITLHGDLDTLLPIATDSDVYARMIDERGRGGLHRYYTVADGTHADGLYDTFPDRLRPILPCYRSAFAALRAWVERGDAPPADRTVARPADGDVVNACALAPTG
- a CDS encoding SWF or SNF family helicase translates to MSEYDDDPVDFVDFTHEHGNDAHDGSDRAEELTFAALPPVRGRGFARTWWGQAWLKALEDTALDGEQVKRGRKAAREGAVGAVSVLPGRITAVVRDADGTTHRSDVLLRELTEGEWDRFLDMAADSAGHIAALLDREMPPHLVEDAAGLGLELLPGIGDLEPECTCGAWDHCPHTAALCHQVARLLDQDPFVLLLMRGRGERRLLDDLQDRSAARAEPAAEPARPAGVPAAEAFAARDILPPLPAPPPVPEAPGAAQSLDTETDPEPGVDPAALEFLAADAASRALRMLAEALTPGHEQAAREPALTVEQDAARLAAARPAPWIAARLASGTGRRGAELEAAADAWRIGSAAALAVLDGTRAPSPEVVARGKAMLAEAWEPADRPTLRASAPARWTVAGTDVQLRLADDGRWWPFRRSGSHWTPAGPPTADPASALAGATATAGEE